TCAAACTGATTGGATCAGGGATAATCAATGAGCACCACCCTGGGGTTTCTACTGGAACATTAGGAAAATGGTTCTCTTCCTTCAGCGGCGTCCAGGCCACTGGGATGTGCTGTTGCCAGCTTGCTCCTAGGGGGAAGAGCTGCCTGGGAAAGAAGTCACCACCGAGAATATCCCCCAACAACTGCCTCTGAGCACCAGGATCCAGCTGTCCCTGAAGGCTGGCACACCCCGGCCTTTTTAGCTACGTGAATGAATGACTTCACTTTTAGGTTAAATCACATGAAGTTGCTGGTATTGACAATTTTTGAGCTATGAAAATGGCAATTTCATGTGGTTCAACCTATTATTATTATCTGGCTTAAGCCAGAATGGCTttggtttctgttacttgcaaccgTAAAGTCCTGATGAACACAGCCAGATCTGAtggtggcctcagtttcctcagctgcagAATGAAGGTTACTGGGTGGTTCCTGAGGGGCTCTTCCAGGGCTAAGGCTTTAGGGGTCAAGGGTTTGAGGGCTCCAGGCTGAAGGGATTAGGATTAAAGAGGTGGTGGGTGAGGCACGTGCCAAGGTGGGAGTTTTCCTCAAACATGCAGATTACTGATGGCTTTGCCCAAGCTCTAATGGAAGCGATCTGTGATTTCGCATGTCTTAACAAAGCTAACACACAACAGCACTTATTGCACGCCTCATAAAAGTGCTTTACgtaaatgcatttatttacattCATAACACATCTATGAGGCTCTAtgattatcccattttacagatgaggaaacagaaacacagagaggggaagccacttgctcagagtcacacagctagaaagtagcAGGGCAGGGACTGGAGCCCAGATGTCTTTGCTCTCCCTAATTGCCTTGCAAACTTCTCTGACGTGCTAACCAAAGGGGCAGGTGCTGGGCAGCTCCCACCCCCAGGTCCGTGGCCGTGGCTCTGCTCTCCCTGACCCTCACCGATTCGCTTGGTGTCCCCGAAGTCCTCCTCGGGCTCTGTGTATGGCTTCAACTCCTCACCCTCATAGCCGATGTTGATCCACTTGTCTTTCATGATTTGCTGCAAGGATCAGGGGCAGGACAGGGAGGGGGAAAGAGCAATGTCAGAAGAAACTGGGAAAAAGAcagctccccacctcccaggtggGCCCCCAAATGGGGctacctgccctgcccccacctccaaggCCTAAGACCCCAAAATTGAGGACTTCCTGAGAGCTAGCACCTCCTcgccccacccccctccccccagctggaGCCTCCCGATGCCACGCTTCCTCCTCTGCATCATCTGGGTCCCCGCCACCCTGTAATCATCCTAGGAGCTCATTAGCTAATTACTGGCACTTCGGGGAGTGGGCGAGGCTGTTGGGGGGATGGCGTCAGGACGGGTCTGGGAGACTTTCCCTGGGATGCCTGTCCCCCCTCACCTTCCAGTAGTGGATCTTGATGGCAGAGGAAGAGTGTCGGCCAAGAAGGCTATGATGGGACGGTTGTGGGGCTGGGGGCTTACCTCGAGAGTACAGCGTTTAGCTGGGTTCAGCACCAAAAATCTCCGCAGGATGCTCTCACAGTCTGTTGACATGTAGAAAGGGACTCGGTACTTCCCTCTGAGGACTCGCTCGCGCAGCTCCTGGGGGGACGCGGTTACTGGGGGAGGAGGTCACCCCACCTCCCTACcgttactcacacacacacacacacacacacacacacacacacacacacacgcacacacgctcACTCATTTTTCTCCCAATCCCCCGACAGACATGACAGGAACTACATGTCCCAGCCCTGATGATGTGGGAAACACCCCACCACCTTCTCTTGACCTCAGTTCCCACCGGTAAAATGGGAACGCCGTACTTGCTGcaacagttttcaaaaaaaagtttgtttttcttaaaagtgATATACTTTTTCACTCTGAGGACATCTTACGGAGAAGGTGAATTTTATAAGCCAGAtaggaggggaggtgggcaggtAAGCCAGcctctggggcctcagtttccttatctgtaaacggGGATCACAGGACCCGCTTCCCAGACTGGAAGGGTACCAGTGAGCTAGCAGAAGTCAATGCCTCACACAAGCCGTGCCCAGAGCAAGcgctttttaaaaattacgttGATGTAAGGGGAAGAGAGCAGGGGCAtcacccaccccaaccccatgCCTGTCTTTCTAATGAGCTTTGAGGCCCTGGAAGTCTCAAAGGGTCGGCACTGATTTATatgctggctttttttttaatggcctttTATGAGGGGCTTGGCCAAGGCTGCGGCACACCGGAGAGGGCCCCTCCCATCCTGAATAAAGAACTGAGGGAGACAGAAAATGGAGGCGGTGTGAATGGAGGAAGGGCTCTCCCGGCGTGGAGCCCTCTGCGGGGGACTGGGCGGGAAGCTCCCTGTGGGGGAGGGCCTTCTCCTAAAAGGGTTGGATGAGACCTGTGTCTGGGGAGCCTTCTGCATCTGAGGAGGATCATTACAGACCCAAGGGTCGTGAATATTTAATAGGAATGAGTATTGATTTCAGAGCACTCACCCTGTGCCAGGCAGCATTCTAAGTGCTTCACACATATTACATCTGGGTTCACAAGGATGCTGTGAAGCACAGTTATGatgcccattttccagatgaggagactgaggcccagagagaggttAAATCACTTGCTCTGGGACTGTGCAGCCAGAAAATGTCAGGGCCaaggttcaaacccaggcagtgggGCCCTGGAGCACATGCTGAGTAACCACCGCTCCATGTGCCTCTGTCATGGGATGCTGAGATGGTCATCAAGCCACTGACACCACCACCAGAGCATCTCCCGAGTGTGATACTCTGGCCAGATGCCAGGTCCTGGGAAGGGCCTTACACATCTAGTCTGGCTGTAAGTGTCCCCATCTTATAGGAagggacttgctcaaggttacTCAGCAAGGAAATGACAGAGGTGGGATCTGTCCCCGGCCACGTGTCTCCTTCGCCCAGCCAGGCTTGGGGTGCCTGGTGGGGAAACCAGGAAGCAGGAGGTGACAAGGGCCAGGGGCAGGTGATGCTGGCTGCTCCTCATGGGCCACATCCAGCAGACCTAAGCATTCCTGCCGCAGAATTTCCACCCAAAACACACCCCTGGATCACAATCGTGAGGAAACACTGAGGAACCCAGACCCAGGGAGATTCTTTCTGCAAGATGACTGGTCTGAAATCACTGCCATAccacaaaagacaaagaatggcGGAGGAATTGTTCCAGATGAAACTAAAGAGACAAGACAACCAAATGCAATGCAAGAGCCCGAGTGGATGctgatgcaggagaaaaaatagCTACCAGGGATATTCTTGGGACCACTGATGAAACCTGAGTAGGGGCCGTGGGTAAGAGGCTGGGACTGCATCAACGCTGGATTTCCTGAGCGTGATCGTGGATAGGAAAATGCCCCGTCTCAGGAGATCCCTGCTGGATGCAGCCTTGAGGGATAAAGGGACATTGTGTCTGCAACTGACTCCCGCGGGTTCCATCAGTTAGAGCGATGACGATATCACGTgcacatacagacacatacagcCCACGTGGCCACGTGCTGGCAATCGGAGCAACTCCCGAAAGGTACCACCTGTCCTCTGTTCTAGTCTTACAACCTCTCTGTGGACCAGcaatgtttcagaaaaaaaaagttcaaaggaCAAAAACAGCACCCAAACATTACAATGCACTCCAcgcttcccaccctcttccatAGAAACAGCCAGCATCTACCATCTTAtgtattttgcttgtttattttactttctgcCTGGCTCTGCTGCAAGAATGTTGGTCCACGAGGGCagcaatttttgtttatttgtttgaagtGCACAGTTCAACGGTTTTTAAGTATATTCACtgagttgtgcaaccaccaccacaatcaatttcagaacattttcatcaccccccaaaAACCCCTGTACTCCCAATTCCCCCTCCTCCCTAGActcaggcaaccactaatctgctttctgtctctgtggactgGCCTATTTGTGCACATTTCAGAGAGACGGAATCCACAGCGGGTGGCCTTTTGTTACTGGCTTTTCCCCCTTAGTCTGTTTTCGAGGATCACCGCTGGTGAAGggatttctgtctcttttgctcataTCCTGTCTGCAAAACTCAAAACAGAGCCTGACCCATGGACAGCagatcataaatatgtatggagtaaacGAGTGAGggagcaggatttgaacccaagcctgCCAGCTGCCAAGCCCGAGCCCTGAACCCTGAAACAGCACAGTCCACTAGGGCTGGCCGCACAACTGTGGGGACATGGTCCAGCCTGACCCCCATCTTGCCGTGTGACCTTGGTCCTGCCTTTCTGTGGAGGAGGTGCTTGCCAGGGATGGAGCCGGATTGTGAGGGCAGGAGAGACCCTCCCGGGGGAGTGCCAGCCCTGCCAGCCCAGCACCTTGAGGTTGTGCCCATCGAAAGGCAGGGAGCCGCTGACGAGGGTGTAGAGGATAACGCCGAGGCTCCAGATGTCCACCTCCGGCCCGTCGTACTTCTTGCCCTGGAACAGCTCCGGGGCAGCGTATGGGGGGCTCCCACAGAACGTGTCCAGCTTTGAGCCTAACGTGAACTCATTGCTGAAGCCAAAATCGGCGATTTTGATGTTGGCCTCGGCGTCTAGCAAGAGGTTCTCAGCCTGCAAGGCAAGGAGAGGGCAGAGGGTAGATGTGGGCTGGGGACAGGAGCCAGCCAGCCTGGCCAGACAGTGGCCCTGTCCTTTACTACCTGTGTAACCTCAAGCAGTgactttacctctctgggccatttcttcattcaaaaatgGGGATAACTGGGGGCGGAGgcaggacatagctcagtggtagagcatgtgcttagcatgcacaaggtcctgggttcaattcctagtacctaaaaatgaggataatcatTGTCCCGACCTTACAAGGATGtctgaggattaagtgaattaatcCATGCAAAGGCCTAGAACAAAATTTCATACCCTGTAAGTGCTAAGAACATTAACTATTATCATCCCGTGGGATCTGCAGAGCTGGAGGCCCTCAGGCAAACTCCTGcccgctctgagcctcagtttcagcagaaaaaaaaatgaggaccaATTGCTCAAGACCCATAAAAATGAAGTCATTTTATACAATAGTTACTGttcacctactatgtgctgggcttTTAGACAATCATTTGTAAGAGTGGCTATATAACGTGGGGTTAAAGGGTAGAGTCTGGAAgaatcccagctccatcactcacttgctgtgtgactttgggtggaTTCCCGGACCTTTCTGTGCTTCAGGTCTCTATGAGTAAACTGCGGGTGACAATAGCACCTGCGTCATAGGCAGTGGTGGGGTTAAGCAGAAAGTGCTTCCCACGGCATATGGGACAGAGTCAGCCCTCAGTCAATACTTCAAATTGTTATGAcgttttgtctgtttttggagGCACGTGTTCTTGTATTTGCCATTTCgtgggagaggaaactgaggctcagggaagccaCCTCATGCCCAGAACAAGAAAGTGGAGGAGCTGGAATCCAAATGAGGCCTGCCAGCTCCCTGGCTTGAGCAGGGAAGGAGCCTCCAGCATCCCGCCTCTTCCAGCTTTCTGACTACAAATGGACGCACCAACCTGCCCTTCAAAATGCTGCCCAGGCCCGGACCATCCCAACCACAGCCCTTCCCTGGCCCAGCGTCTCTGGCTTCCTTCCAGTCTGCCTACATTCTGGTGTATTTTGGTAccacccttccccacctctgACCCAACAAAGGGGCAGAACCCACACCGACACACACTTAAGAGGGATCTTCCCCAAACCTCAATCTCCAGCCATCTGTCTTGTTCAGGGGTGACATTTCCCTCGGTGGCATTTCAGGCTCCATAGTTCAACCCCAACCTCACTTCTGGGTTGGTTCGGGTGGTTGGGCCCCTCCTTGCACTAACCAGAGCCCCCAAACTCCCTTTTAGCCACTTCCAGGACCCTCCACCAGGGGGCGTGCCTCTTTCAGGTTGGTTGCAATGGATCGCATCCCTGCAGGGCAAACTCAGAAGACGCTAAGGTGCTTCCTCAGTGgtttggagggaggtgggggagctggCAGGGCATTATCGGAGAGACAGTTGTATTTAGAAACTTCTTCAGCAACTTGACAGTGGAATTTCATGTTTTTGAatctagtaataataataatcaaaaaaCTAGGCTTGTATTTTGTTTGCATATCCTTTTTTCCTACAAAAGTACCTGTCCACGGCAGATTGGGAATTGAAAACACTAAAACAAACCTGGTCCTTTGCTATAGAAACCTCAAGAAGCACTTCCTAAAGTACTGAGCCCAGGGCCTGggacacagtaggtgctcaagaaatcaGTCAAGACAGCTGGATTGAAGCCAGACAAACGTTTCTCTGGTCTCGGACAAGAAGTCCTGAGACAGGAGGTTCTCTCTGGGTGGGAGGTGTGGAGTGGGGACTCTGGGACACCAAGCTGCTTGACGGGGCTGTCCCTGCTCAGCTCGGCCAGGCTcgggggctggggcccaggccctgctgggTCCCTTCCCTGCCAGGCATCAGCCCTCCCAAGGATTCTGTTTCAAGTTTGAAGATGCCTGTGATTCTCAGACCTGGAGGCCACGTGACTCTGGGGCTCTAAGATCTCAATTCCTGAAGATTCTTGAATGTTCTAATCTCCAGAGGGTGAGAGTGACAAACTTTTTATTGGGTTCCAGTGACCTTGTCCAGGATACATGTAACCGTCTGAGGCCATTCCGGGACACTTTGTTTCTTTCCCCTTTGTTCactcctcctgtccccacccccacctactCCCCCATCTGCTGGCCTTGTTTTTGCCACAAAAGCTTGGGAAGAAGTCAAGGGGCTCTGGATGCCGAGGGAGGAGCACGAAGAGAAAAGGGAGGGGAATGGGGGAATGTGGTGGAAGGTACAAGGCCCTGGGGGAccggaggtggggctggggaccGCAGGGGTCTGCAGGCTGAGCTGGGAGCTCGCAGTGGTGGTGGGGCTCACCTTCAGGTCCCTGTGGACAATGTTTTTCTGGTGACAGTAGTGCACAGCCGACACAATCTGGAttacggggaggggaggggagtcagTTACTATGGCCCCCAAACCCCTCAGCCTCCCTCCGAGACCCCATGAACCCACTTGCAATGGAGCTCTGGACCCCTGGCCTCCCCAGGCACGTGTGGCAACTGATGCTGGGGCCCCACACCCTAATTTGGTCCCAGTGGGAAATGCTGTGggacctgcacacacacacctccactCAGACATCGGACATCCTTGTACCCAGGCATCAGGACACCCTCCCTGCAGGGACATCAGCACCAAGGCAACAGGACTAGCCCCGTCCTGACTTTCACATCCAGAAACACTCATGAGAACATCACATGCCTACAGACAGACACGTAGTGCCAACAACCAGGGCTTAAGCCCTGCACACCCAGGTCAGCTGTGCGAGGCAGGTGGACGGTCCTGGACCAACACCTTCACTCAGATCTCTTCACCCACAGACCCTCACACCTGCCTGCCCTCTTACATATCCGTGCATCCTCACTGCCACACCCCTTCTGATCCACCTGGACATCCTCACGCCATATACTCTCTTGTCCACCAAACTATACGCCCACAcctgggctccctcctgcccACTTACACACATGGGCATCCTCATTCCCACACATCTGAAAGCACATGCCCCCTTACCCACACACCCGGGTACCCACCTACCTGCAGCCCCTCTTACCCACAAACTTAGATACCCACACCAGGACCCCCTCACCCATACACCCGGGCTGCCATGTGTTTTACCCCCCCCACTACCCACTGACAGACCTGGCACCCACACTCCTACACTCACACACCTCAGCACTCTGGCACCGCACGCCCTCTCAGTCACACTCCTGTACACTGGGCACACCTTCGAGCCCACACATCTGACACGGCATAGCTGGGCACCTTCGTACCTGACCCTCTCACCCACCCAGCTGGGTACCTGCACCCCCACATCTGGATATCTTCACACCTGGGCATCACACACCCTCTGACCTCCAACTCTCCACCTTCACCCCACTTGGACTTAAGCCACGCCTCCAGGTTCTTGGACAGCCCAGATCCACACGCAGCAATCAGACCCCAGGGATCCCAgtgcccctcccagccctgcccacagccaTGACTCCTGACCTGTCGGAACTTGGCTCGAGCTTCCTTCTCCTTCATGCGGCCGTGCGACACGAGGTAGTCAAACACTTCTCCTGCAGGGCAGAGGCCGAGCGGGGTCAGGGCGGGCATACGGGGGCACAGAGAGCaggcgggggaggggaagggccTCACCAGCACTTGCATATTCCATCACCAGGTACAGCGTCTTCTCCGTCTCTATCACCTCGAAGAGCTTCACTGCAATGgccaggggtaggggtggggggttaCCTGAGAAGAGACCTGTCACCCTCCACCCAAACTCAGTAACTGTGCATGTGCTGACCATAACACCTCTTACTCAAGAACACTCAATGGCTCCCTACTGATGTCAAGATCTGCCAAACTCCCTGACCCCACTTTACCACTTCTCCACTTCCTTCTAAGAATGTCTCCTCTATGATGCCAGGGATTTGTGCCTGTTTTCCTCCCCACTGCGCCCCAGAGTCTGGCACATAAGCAGCCACTCAATAAACATTCACTGAGTATACGAACAAATGGATGAATACAAGTTGTGGCCACATCCAAGCCAGATTAAATCCTGCTTCTCTGGTAAAGACCCCGCTCTCTTCACTCTACCtaatgacaatgacaatgacaaCAGATGCTGCTGATGACAATAATCAGACCAGCTCCACCGCTTAGCTCTGAACTAAGTGTTTTGCATGGACGATCTCATCCAGTCCTCACAATGACCTTGAAGGAAGCATCTTATCACCCTCAActccagaggaagaaactgaggctcagagaggggttGAGTGACtcacctaaggtcacacagccagtgagcagcGATACTGCTATGAGAAAACACAGCTTTCTAACTACTATAACAGCCAATTTTCCCTCCCCCCAACTCTCTTTTCCCAAGTGCCCTGCTTGGTATCCACTGAGCCCACTCCCTCCTGCTCCTCACCGATATTGGGGTGGTTTAGGCCCTTCATGATGCGGACTTCTCGGAacagctggaggaaaggaagaaagagaaagatgagggTGGGTGGCTTTGACGGCTTTCTTCCCAACCTTGCCCCTGCCCCGCTCCCTCTCCCTGGGACTCACCTTCTGCAGGCTGCTGGGATTCAGCTGGGTTTTGTCGATGATCTTGATGGCGACCTGGAGgtggaaggaggaggtggggaaaggTTCCCCCAACTCAGATCACCCTAGGATGTCTTTCCTTTGTCTCCTTTCACAGAGAGCCCTCAACCTGGGCCATTCCTAGTGGATGGGGGATCTgagcctcaggacctttgcacatgctattctcACCATGTCCAGGGCTACCATTCCTTCTGCAGGGGAATGTCCCCTATTCCACACCGGGGCTTGGGTGGGGCTGCTCCAGGGACCTGTGTGAGTGTCTATGAGGGTGACTGAGACCTTTAGAGGGCCCCTCTGTGAGGGAATCTCAGACCATTCACCCATCACATCTTTGTTTTGAATGCACGAACTGTGGAACAATAAATAACCAACACTAACATTTACCAAGCAGTcacatgtgccaggccctggtctATGTGCTTGAgcatttgtttaatcctcacgaCAACCCTATGAGATAAGTGTTAGGATTATCTCCACTCTGcaagtagggaaactgaggcacagggctgTTCGGTCACTTGGCCAAGGTTACTTGGCTGGTAAGTTTgtgggctgggatttgaacttatGCAGCCTGACAGAGTCTACCTTAAacaattaaaactttaaatttataGAGTTTTGAAAGAGCTTTGAGGTGGTCACAGGGGAAAAATCAGAATGTTACTGAATTCTCTTTATATGTTTCATGCAGTTTaagtttttatgtttaattaCAGTTTTTAAGTAGCAAGAGGCCTTTAGAAATCTTAATCTAGGTGTACAGAATCTTCCCAAAGGGCTTTGGGGTTACTCCTCAATCACCCCCAATCCACTGCATTACAGAACTCTTCCCCCTGGGAGGCCCTGTTCCCTTAGAAGCTGGTCCTCTCAGAGACCCCTGGAATCAATTTCAAGACCCACAAAAGGGGCACAATGTGCTCCTTGTTGGGGAAGAGGGTTCCTTAGCTTTCTTCATATTCTCATGAATGGGTTTTTAATCTTGTCAAGCACTTTTTATGCCagtattgagatgatcatatggtttctgTCTCTGGATCTGTGAATGTGGGGAAGTACATGAATAAATTGTCGATTTGAACAGAACTGTGCATTCCTGGGATAAGTGCAGCTTTGGCACCACACAGCTTTCTTTAATTGGTGCGTCAGGCTCTCTTTGCTAATCCTTTGTTTAAGATTTCTGTACCTACATTCACATGTCAGACTGGCCCACAAGTTGATGTCTTATCTGGTTTTGTTGTCACCGCCAAACTAGCACATAAAATCTGGCGGGTGGTGGGAACTCTTTCCTTAGCCTCTGGGAGTACTAGCATAAAACTGgaatgtttggtagaatctgCCCATAAAACCACTGGGGCCTGGTGTCTTTTGTGTGTATGGCAGAGACAGTGTGAGGGCAAGAGAAATTGCTTCAAGTCACTTTCTCTAAAACTGAAAGAGGTGCAGAGGGGTCATAACCCTACCCACCGTCATTTTTCCCCATCCCAGGTGAGTGAGATGCATCCTCTGCAACAATGTTGCCATACTCCACACACATGCTCACCCTGGAAGGGGAGTGAACCTGTGTAAGCATGAATAAATCTCTTGTGTTCTCAACCAAGATCACTAGACGATTTGGTGGCACCAAAGTCCATCATTAAAACAGGGAGGTGGCCTAGGTTTAGACACCAAAGCCATGTGACTTCTTAGAAACAACACGTGGCTTGCCTGTGATCTGAGATGTTCTGACCATTTCAAGGATGTCTGAAATTGGCTCTCTTCTCCTACTTGGGTTGTTCTGGAAAAACCTGAAATGTTCTGATCTGCCCCAGAGAGTCAGGGACCtacccaagttcacaaagcaaAGGGAGGGCCAAGCCCAACCTCTCTCCACCTCCCGCAAAGCACCGGCCCCACAGGATTCTGCcctgagccccagcccctcccctcactcACCTCCCGGCCAGTAAGGATGTGCCGGGCCAGCTTGACTTTGGCAAAGTTACCCTTCCCGATGGTCCTCAGGAGGCGGTAGTTGCCCACATGGGGCTGCTCCTCAGGACAGGAGGCGATGGAGTTCCGGCAGCGGGCACCCAAGGAGCGGCTGGACCAGGACGGTCCCTTGTCCGAGGAGCGGCCACTGCCCAGGGTGCCATGCTAGGTGAGGGAGATGGAGTGTGAGCGATGGGCAGCGCCCGTCCAACCCACCTTCAGTGGCCTGTGTGCTGGGGTCATGGCCACTGACACCTTCATGGCCCTTTTCAAACCCAGGCCAGATAGAACCCTTTGGGTCCCCCATCTTTCTCTATGAAAAGATGCCTCCAAGAA
This Camelus bactrianus isolate YW-2024 breed Bactrian camel chromosome 9, ASM4877302v1, whole genome shotgun sequence DNA region includes the following protein-coding sequences:
- the MARK4 gene encoding MAP/microtubule affinity-regulating kinase 4 isoform X4 gives rise to the protein MSSRTALAPGNDRNSDTHGTLGSGRSSDKGPSWSSRSLGARCRNSIASCPEEQPHVGNYRLLRTIGKGNFAKVKLARHILTGREVAIKIIDKTQLNPSSLQKLFREVRIMKGLNHPNIVKLFEVIETEKTLYLVMEYASAGEVFDYLVSHGRMKEKEARAKFRQIVSAVHYCHQKNIVHRDLKAENLLLDAEANIKIADFGFSNEFTLGSKLDTFCGSPPYAAPELFQGKKYDGPEVDIWSLGVILYTLVSGSLPFDGHNLKELRERVLRGKYRVPFYMSTDCESILRRFLVLNPAKRCTLEQIMKDKWINIGYEGEELKPYTEPEEDFGDTKRIEVMVGMGYTREEIKEALTSQKYNEVTATYLLLGRKTEEGGDRGAPGLALARVRAPSDTTNGTSSSKGTSHSKGQRSSSSTYHRQRRHSDFCGPSPAPLHPKRSPTSTGETELKEERLPGRKASCSAAGSGSRGLPPSSPMVSSAHNPNKAEIPERRKDSTSTPNSLPPSMMTRRNTYVCTERPGAERPSLLPNGKENRT